In Cucurbita pepo subsp. pepo cultivar mu-cu-16 chromosome LG04, ASM280686v2, whole genome shotgun sequence, the following are encoded in one genomic region:
- the LOC111792505 gene encoding coiled-coil domain-containing protein 124-like, translating into MPKKMGVNSKAEAARARKNSAETDRKERETREKADQYWREAEGPKSRAAKKREDESEKRAEAAARKAEARRLAEQEEKELEKAMKKPDKKANRVSIPVPKVTEVQLRKNKEVEQAELQRKAEEAKKKLSRTAEEEEYERMVLVSNTNRDDSIIEARTVEDAISQISVADNLPVDRHPERRLKASFKAFEEAELPRLKEEKPGLTHNQYKDMIWKLWKKSPDNPLNQVAAE; encoded by the exons ATGCCGAAGAAGATGGGCGTAAACAGCAAAGCTGAGGCGGCGAGAGCACGCAAGAACTCCGCTGAGACCGATCGCAAGGAGCGGGAGACTCGGGAGAAGGCGGATCAGTACTGGCGTGAAGCTGAGGGTCCCAAGTCCCGTGCTGCAAAGAAGCGAGAGGATGAATCTGAGAAGCGTGCTGAGGCCGCTGCTCGCAAGGCGGAGGCACGCCGCTTGGCCGAACAGGAGGAGAAGGAATTGGAGAAAGCCATGAAGAAGCCTGACAAGAAGGCGAATAGGGTTTCGATTCCGGTCCCCAAGGTGACCGAAGTTCAATTGAGGAAGAACAAAGAGGTGGAGCAAGCGGAGCTTCAGAGGAAGGCCGAGGAGGCTAAGAAAAAGCTGAGCCggacggcggaggaggaggagtaTGAGAGGATGGTGCTGGTGAGCAATACCAATCGGGACGATTCTATTATTGAGGCCAGGACGGTAGAAGACGCGATTTCTCAGATATCTGTTGCGGATAATTTACCCGTGGATAGGCATCCAGAGCGACGGCTCAAGGCCTCATTTAAG GCTTTTGAAGAAGCTGAGCTCCCCAGGCTGAAGGAAGAGAAACCTGGTCTTACTCACAATCAGTACAAGGACATGATATGGAAGCTATGGAAGAAGTCTCCTGACAACCCTCTTAATCAG GTTGCAGCAGAGTGA
- the LOC111792467 gene encoding signal recognition particle 43 kDa protein, chloroplastic-like, with product MDAVFVNQSLSRLKLPPKPPLPKLPSPILHLHLHLRRTFKSFTAYAVNEPLTQQTQQPDDFPEDDESYGEVDGIIGSRALADATGMEYLIKWKDGHSPSWVPSDFIAKDVVAEYETPWWTAAKKADESALKSLIDAADSRDFNAVDEDSRTALLFVAGLGSEPCVRILAEAGANLDHRDKSGGFTALHMAAGYVKPGTVELLLELGADPEVQDDKGRTPLVLAREIVKATPRVQFARRLGLERVIGALERVVFEFAEVEELLEKRGKGENLEYLVKWKDGEDNEWVKAALIAEDLVADFEAGLEYAVAEAVVGKRVGDDGKMEYLVKWTDIEDATWEPEGNVDSDLVTEFETGQKSVGPGPISDLEAQSSNGGP from the coding sequence ATGGACGCCGTCTTCGTCAACCAGTCACTCTCCCGCCTCAAACTTCCCCCTAAACCCCCTCTCCCTAaactcccctctccaattctCCATCTTCATCTCCATCTCCGCCGcaccttcaaatctttcacCGCCTACGCTGTCAACGAGCCCCTCACTCAACAAACCCAGCAACCAGATGACTTCCCGGAAGACGACGAATCCTACGGCGAGGTCGACGGAATCATCGGCAGTCGCGCCCTGGCCGACGCTACCGGAATGGAGTATCTAATTAAATGGAAAGACGGGCATTCTCCGTCGTGGGTCCCTTCCGATTTCATCGCTAAAGACGTCGTCGCTGAGTACGAAACCCCCTGGTGGACCGCCGCCAAGAAAGCCGACGAATCCGCCCTCAAGTCACTTATCGACGCCGCTGACAGCCGCGATTTCAACGCTGTGGACGAAGACAGCAGAACCGCACTCCTCTTCGTCGCTGGACTCGGGTCGGAGCCTTGCGTTAGAATTTTAGCTGAGGCCGGCGCGAATCTCGACCACCGCGACAAGAGCGGCGGGTTCACTGCTCTACATATGGCCGCCGGCTACGTAAAACCCGGCACGGTGGAGCTATTACTGGAATTGGGAGCAGATCCGGAGGTGCAAGACGACAAGGGTCGGACGCCATTAGTGTTGGCAAGGGAAATTGTGAAAGCGACACCGAGGGTTCAATTTGCAAGGAGGTTGGGGCTGGAGAGAGTGATCGGAGCGCTGGAGAGAGTGGTTTTTGAATTCGCGGAGGTGGAGGAGCTGCTGGAGAAGAGGGGGAAGGGGGAGAATTTGGAGTATTTGGTGAAGTGGAAGGACGGAGAAGATAATGAATGGGTGAAAGCGGCGCTGATCGCGGAGGATTTGGTGGCGGATTTCGAAGCCGGATTGGAGTACGCGGTGGCGGAAGCGGTGGTCGGAAAGAGAGTTGGGGACGACGGGAAGATGGAGTATCTGGTGAAATGGACGGATATTGAGGATGCCACGTGGGAGCCTGAGGGTAACGTGGATTCGGATTTGGTTACGGAGTTTGAAACCGGTCAGAAGTCTGTTGGGCCTGGGCCCATTTCGGATCTTGAGGCCCAGTCCAGTAACGGCGGCCCATGA